tgctttacaatggtgtgttagtttctgctttataacaaagtgaatcaactatacatatacatatatccccatatctcctccctcttgcatctccctcccatcctgcctatcccacccctctagatggtcacaaagcaccgagctgatctccctatgctatgcagctgcttcccactagctagttattttacatttggtagtgtatatatgtccatgccacactctcacttcatctcagcttacccttccccctccccatgtcctcaagtccattctctatatctgcgtctttattcctgtcctgaccctaggttcttcagaaccatttttttttaatcccatatatacatgttagcatatggtatttgtttttctctttctgacttactttactctgtatgacagactctaggtccatccacctcactacaaataactcaatttcatttctttttatggacaATATTCAGAGGCCATGTTTTGATTTGGGATATGGAAACGAAGTTGCTCAGATAGGTCAGGTAAATTTTGCTATGAGGGAAATCATTACCCTACCAAAAAGAATCACAGCTTAACAAAAGATTTCATACTTTGAACTGAAGGGTGAGGAaacatagaaataagaaaataggtAGTGAGGTTGGTGGCTGAAAcaattcagagaaggaaaatcaaGTGCAAGCTCAAATCTGGTTATCTGGAATCTCAACTTGGAATAGACAAATGTATGCTCCGTGTAATTCAGGAGTTTCTTTACCCTTCATCCTCAGTTTTAAAAGAAGAGCACTGGTTCAGGGTCAGAACATTCCTGAAACCACTAGCGATTCTGCAGGTGACTGAGGAAGAGTTCAGCCTCTGGAACAAAACAGTTTCTAGGCAGTCCTTACTGCCCTTTTCAGGCCTTTATACACACAGCCAAATCCCTCATTAGCCTTCATGTTTCCAACAAGGACAATCCTCATTTTTTAATCCAAGGAGGCACATACTTCAAAGTAAGACAATAATAAACACTACTGAGCTATGTGAAAGGATTATTAAGTATAAATCCAAAGGTTTGAAGTTGGTTTGGATGCCCAGCTAGATGTTTCATTATAGCTACATAGACATGAGTATGGCAAACAGCTGAAATTTGCTGAGGATCATATCAGGTTCCACAAGATCATGCTTGCAAGAACTACCAGAATATCCAACAAAACCACTAGAAACTAAGACTTGCTCAAGGCCATTCCCTGGTAACGGGCAGCCAGGCAATGAGCTAAATGATACCTGACCACCTGCCGTTACAGGGTTGAAGTCCTGATTTTTCCACTGTATAAATTACCAGCTCTGAATAGAAGTAGGGGACATGGTACGTCGGCATCCTGACAGAGCCTGTTCAACTACTACTGCTTTTCTGTGCAGACCACCTCCCACAACTGATAACCATGTATATGGACACACATGCCTTCAGAAATGTAAGGGGAtgcttggaaaagaaagaaaatgcaactGCAACATTGAAAACCCATGCACTGTCTATTTGCATATatcttatttcttctctcttaaaTTCTCATAGTACAGTAGCGTTTGCTTTTCTTAAGCTTAAACTTGACACAACTATTATAGATTTACtcattctccctccctttccctccccaaaATAACAGACAATTGTGACTGGTCAAACTCACTTTCTAAGTTCCACTATCCCAAGCCTTTGGCACTGTTGATACTTCATGCCATGGGAGCACTGTTGGACTTAAGGGTTTCGAGGGGCCTTCATATACACCTTATGAGTGGTGCCAGGAGTTTCTCAGGCCCCTTTGGGAATCTGGGAAGGGAAAATTGGGAGGGTACAAGACCAGGAGTCCTAGACTCCCTTCCCCACTTTGAGGcagcttttatttattgtatgtatGAGGCTTTGTCATAAATTTCTGTTAGCACAAAAAGTTCAACTGATTTTCAAGGTTTTAAAAATGGCTGCTGTGGTGGAAAGAGGTCCGTAAGGGGAGTCAGACTTGGTTTGAAGGGCAGGACCAGTCACCTCTGAGGCAGGAGGGAAAATATTTCTCCTCCCTGACAACTGTGGaagcacctacctcacagggacGTTGTGATTTCTAAACCACTATGAGCATTGGACGTACACAGACTGAGTCCAAGTTCTGTCCTCCGAGCCCTTCGGGCCAGAAGTCCCACCTCCGCCTCCACGACCCCAACCCAACCTACCCTAACCCCCAGCcacacccccaaccccacccgGAAGTGGACCTGGTAAACCAAGGCATCTATTCCGCAGCCAGGACACTGACCCACTGGCCACAGCGTCCATTCCACTGGCCAAGTTATGGATCCGTCCCACCCCACCCTACAGTCTGACCCCGAAGGCCTAGACTTCGACTCTGCTGGCCAAGACTACCTTTCCTCTGGCCATAAGTTCGACTATCTCTACCAAGAATTGGACCTGGACTCCCTTCATGAAGAACTTCTTTCTCAGTCTATGCCAGGCGCCATGATAGAGACCTCTGCGGCCACGTATGAATCCCACCAGACTGCCAAACCAGAGGATctcacagaggcagagaaaaaggGGCTCAAATCTGAGCTTGGTAAATTGGAGGCAGAAATCGTAACCCTACGTTGTGCGCTGGCAGCCAAAGAGAGATGCTGCATGGAGCTCAAGAGGAAGTTGTACCTGACGGCCTTGGTGGGGCTGAGGCAGAATCTGTCCAAGAGCTGGCACGATGCTCAGGTCTCCAAAGCCTACATGAAACAAAAGACGTCAGCTGCCCTGTCCACCATGGGCTCTGCCATCTGCAGGAAGCTTGGAGACATGAAGAAATCGGCCACATTCAGATCCTTTGAAGGTCTTAAGGGAACAATCAAGTCCAGAGTCGCAGGTGGCAGAGAGCTAGGCAGTGACTGCCTTCCTTCTTCAGCGGGGAGTGGGGATGATCTGCTCCCAGTTTCAGGGAGTGGGAGTGATCCAGTTCCGGGAAGTAGGGATGACCTACTCCCCTTTCTGGAGCCAGAGTGAGCTCCTTGGTAAATTTGCCTGGCCACTTGACCAGTGCAAGAACTCCCTTCCCTCATCCCAATTGCACCTCTGCCcatcaaaaacaacaaccaaacaaCAATGGTAAAGTTAATTCAGGAAATGGACAGAGTCTGGTTTTGAGAAAAGTAGCTCCCATTTGTACATACATATTTGCTGCTGTTGAGATAAAGAATCCAACGTTTTGTACACTAAGTTATTTTACACTAAAGTTTATATGTGAAATGTATCACTATACTAGCCTTCCTGGGGTTGCATTTAAATAGACAGGACAATGGTTCCAGAGGGATTTTAGGCCAAAGCCAAAACTCCTTTTTTGGAAAAACCAGTGCATCAAAAGGCCAAAGTAAGTTTCTATTTAGAACTGGTAAAAGGTATGAAATAATCTGCAATTTTATcctctccccatttccttcctttctttcctaaaTCCTAGAAAGAAGCTTGAAAGCTCTACCTGGCCTacgatttttatcttaaaaagatGATCaagaaaaatgttgtttttctctgagaccctcagaaagagggaaaaataataatagactAACTGGTACATAATACTATGActtttatgaaatgatttttttgacTCCTAATTAAGCAAAATAACTTTAGCTTCAATTTAGGAGATTGTCAACTACTTTGGACTCAAGCTGTAATTGCAACTTTATTTTGCCCTGTGCTTTGTTTGTAATCTTTTTATACATCAAAATGAGAGTTTTATAATTGAATCCTTGGGGCCATGTGTCTCTGCCACAGCAGCATGCtacctaaaagaaagaaaattgcttCTCCGTTCTGCGGCAATTCCTAGTTAGTTATCACCTTCAGCTGGGGGACTGAAGGGAAAATAGGATAGCCAAATTCAAGAAAGATAAACCCCTGTCTTAAGTGACATTTAAAACAGAATGTCTATCCCCTGCAATTCTGGCCAGTATGCCTTTGAACGGACCTAACTGACTGTACATCACTGGTCACCTTGACTCCAAGTTTATCCTTGTTTATAGCTAACCCCAACGGAGAAGGAAACAGAACCCAACCCTCAGGGGATATCAAGATAGTAGGAGCCTGTAGGAACAGTAACctggtttgggtttgtttgaACTTTCTCATATCTGATTTTCACAGGAgctatgttttggattttttgggtttttgtttttttctattttcaacatGCCAGGACCTGGCAGCTTCTTTCATTCCTCCAGTAACATGCAGGTTAAAAGTTTGTGTCTTATATTGGCTTTTAGCAGGGGGACTAGaatctttattttcttgagtATATATACTGATAATGTCTCACTGTCTAAAGATAGTCCCTACAGCCTAAGAAAGTGAtcctgttttgttgatttttgaacGCTCCCCCTATATTCCTTTGGTTTTCCTACAAGCAAAACCAAATACCACTATAAATGCAAAAGCACTTGGTAAACTATAAAGTCATTGATGTAAAGTCCACATATTTCTGAGGACAACGTTTTGCTTGGATTAAAATAAGATGTTCAACTATTTTACATGTTGTGTTTTAATTTGTTGTAGTTTTATGTGCTGAAGAACTAGAGAGAAACTTGCATCATTCATGAAGCCAAAGTAGCCCAACAGGCAAAGGCTTTGACTCCATATTGCAGAAAGCCTTGTGTTAGAGAAAATCTCCAGCTGATATGATGAGACAAACCCAGAATATGTTCTATTTTATGTAGTAATTCAAACAAATGCTCTAACAGTTTCCCCCAATAAATCCTCAACCCCCTGAGAGCAGTGAAGAACACAACTATTTTTGTTTATCATTGTATTCCCATGCCTGGCTtacagtagatgttcaataaacacttgttgaattaatgaaggaATCAATATCACATACTTCAGACATCAAACCTTGAATCCAAGAGATTATCAACAACATGAACTTGTTGACAAGTTTCTCCTGCTTTTAAAGCATTTCACTTCCCCATTCAGAGATAATTTGAgatcctactatgtgtcaggcactgtgccaggctctgaaaCCACAGAAATCAATTAGACATGGCCCATGCTCTCTAGAAACAGATTTTCAATCATTACAACTCATTGCAGTAGGTGCTAAAATAGAAGACATCTGTAAAGAATGGGTGTTCAACTATGCCTTGGTAgtcagaaaa
This region of Delphinus delphis chromosome 6, mDelDel1.2, whole genome shotgun sequence genomic DNA includes:
- the TPD52L3 gene encoding tumor protein D55, which codes for MDPSHPTLQSDPEGLDFDSAGQDYLSSGHKFDYLYQELDLDSLHEELLSQSMPGAMIETSAATYESHQTAKPEDLTEAEKKGLKSELGKLEAEIVTLRCALAAKERCCMELKRKLYLTALVGLRQNLSKSWHDAQVSKAYMKQKTSAALSTMGSAICRKLGDMKKSATFRSFEGLKGTIKSRVAGGRELGSDCLPSSAGSGDDLLPVSGSGSDPVPGSRDDLLPFLEPE